The following nucleotide sequence is from Desulfuromonas sp..
CCGACAGGAGACCGGCATTCTATTGGAATTCGGTAAACGAAGCAAGAAAAAACTACAACTGACAAACGAAGAGTTTGGCCTCAATTCCGCCGTTGGCAAGCTGCGCAGCGACGCGGAAATCGAGTCCTGTTGCCGCGACCAGATGATCCGATGGGCAAAACAGTGCGCCCTGCCAGCCGGCAAAATGTTCCCTGAACGTCTGACCCATCCGGGCGTAGAGATCAAGTAGCCCCTTCTCATCACCGAGCCTGACACCGTATGGCGGGTTACAGACTACCAGTCCCGCTTTCGCTGATGGCATAAACTCTTCCAACGCCGCATGCTTGAAGCCGATAATCCCCTGTTGCTTAACCCGCGCAGCATTGTTCCTCGCCATCTTGATGACATCGCCGTCTCGATCACAACCGACAAGGGGAATATGGATTTCTTTCCGATCGCGGCCGGCTTTGTCAACGAGGTTTTGCCACAAGCCATCCCGGTAGCGGGGCCACCGCTGAAAAGCAAACGTTCGGCGCAGCCCTGGGGGGATATTGCCGGCCAGTAAAGCGCCTTCGATCAGAAAGGTGCCGGAACCGCACATCGGGTCGGCAAGAGGCCTTTGACCGTCCCATTTGAGCAGATGCAAAATGCCGGCGGCCAAGGTTTCCCGCAACGGCGCCTGCGACACCTCGGTTCGATACCCGCGCCGATGCAGAAGTTCACCGCTGCTGTCGACAGAGAGCAGGCAGTTATCATCTTCAAACCGGACAAGAACCGTCTGGGCATCACCGGCCGGTGGCGGAGTGGCGCGCCCTAATGATTTCCCGATAGCGGCAGAAACAGTATCGGCAATGCGATCGGTATGAATCAGTCGGGATCGTCGGCTGACCGCGTTAACGATAACCGGCGTATCGGTTTTGATGAATCGTCCCCAGGGGAGATGCTTGACCTTGCGGTGCAGCTGTGGGAAATCGGTTGCCCTGACCTTGCCGATCCGGACCAGAACCCGGCTCGCCGTTCGCAACCAGAGGTTGGCCAGGTAGAGTTCTTCCAACCCGCCGGAAAAAGAGACGCCGCCCCGGGTGATCGAAACAGCGCAGCCGAGCAGGTTCCTGATTTCCGCAGCACAGACCTCTTCGAGACCCGGTGCCGTCACGGCGAATATTTCAGCAAAATTAATTTTCATTGTTTAACCGTGAGATATGATAGCACAGCCAGGCAGTTGCGGATCGCTTTCATCAGACTTTTTCCCCCGCCTTTTCATGAAAAAGATTTGGAGATTGCCGCTTTTTCTGTATAATGCATCCGATTTTAATAGTCGCCAGGCGTGGAGGGTATCATGAAATTGCGTTATCTGTTGCTGCTCGTTCTCATCATTTTCATCACATCGACCGCTTATGCCCGCTGGATCAAGGACAAGGCGTATATCGAGACTGCAGACTACGGACAGGTTGAATTCAGCCACTACAATCATCTTGATGCTGTTGGCAGTGACTGCCCGACCTGCCACAACGATATCTTTCATATCGTGGCCAAAAAGAATCCATCCTATTCGATGGCGGAGATGGCAAAGGGTAAGTCTTGCGGCGCCTGCCATAACGGCAAACGAGCCTTTTCAACCGAAGGGGATTGCGCCACCTGCCATGCCGGCGATGTCGCGATGAGCGATCCGATCAGCGGCAAGACCATGTTCCCGCACCAGACACATCTCGATATGGATTTTACCTGCGACACCTGTCACCCCGACCTCTTCGCGGCCAAGCTCAATGGCAACCGCATGACGATGCGCGCCATGAACAATGGTGAATATTGCGGCGCCTGTCACGATGGCGATACCGCTTTTTCCGTCAAGTCCGACTGCACATCCTGCCATGCCGGCGATCTGAAATGGGCCAATGAGGATGCCGGCGAGACTTCGTTCCCGCACCAGGCACACCTCGACATGGACTTCACCTGCGACACCTGCCATCCCGACCTCTTCAAGCCTGTGCACAAGGGGAACAACATGACGATGGATGCTATGTACGAGGGCGAATACTGTGGTGCCTGTCACGATGGTGACACCGCCTTTTCGGTCGAAGAGGATTGTGAATCCTGTCACAACATGTGATATCGGCAAGAGATGCTTTTAAAGAAGTACCTTAGCGAACATCAGAAAATTTTCATTCGGGCGCTGCATGAAGAGTCGGAGAAGGAGCGGTTTGACGCTCTAACCTGTTATCTCATCAGCCATGAGGGCAACTACCTCGACCTGTCGATACCTTATGGTGCGAGCCCGGAAGAGAGCTATCCTTTCGACGCCGAGAAAAAACTCGAGATATTTTCCGATTCGATGGGGGTTGGCATCCGCCTGACCGGTCGGTTTGAAAAATATCTGCAAAATGGCGTTGTCCGAATTCTTCACAACAACGATTTACAACTGATTCACCGGCGGATAGAAGAAAGGCGCTCCGAAACCCTGAACCTCGGATACACAAAAGGGAAAGGGAAGCTCAGGACCTTCCGCAAACAATGGGAAAAGAACACCAAAATCCTGGAAAATCTTGAGGATTTTTCAAAACTGCCGCAATTCCCGAAAGTCAATGTCAATATCAGCATGACCGGAGTCGGCTTCAAGATCAAAACACCGATCGAGGTATCCGACCTCTGCCTGCTCTTTATCGATCTCGATGATGGCAAACCGCCGGTCTGTACGATGACCGAAGTTGTCTGGCGCAGTGAGGAGGAGAGTGATGGCCGCTGCATGGCCGGATTTCAGTTTCTCAATATCCTCGAAAATGACCGCAAGCGCATCAAAAGATTTGTCCGGACAGCATCGCAGGGGCAACAGAATAAAGCCTGAGCACCTTACCAGCATCCGACCAAATCCCTGAATACCAACACCCCCTTTGGCGGCTCCGTCGAAGGCATAACTTCACCTTTTCGCAGCCGTTCGAGAAAAATCTCCCGCGGCACTTCCGTTGCGCCGAGTCCGATCAGGTGCGGATTCGGCAATTGACAATCAATGAGCTCAAGGCCGTTGAGTTCTGCCATTTTTGCGAGGTGAGCAAGTGCCACTTTCGAACTGTCGGCAACCAGATGAAACATAGACTCGCCGAAAAAACATCGACCGAGCGCGATGCCGTAAAGTCCCCCTGCCAGTTTGTCCTCCTGCCAACACTCTATCGAATGGGCATATCCCATCTCATGCAGAAGCAGGAAGGCTTCGGTTAACCCGGTGGTGATCCAGGTCTCCTCGCCCCGCGACTGGCGTACCGAAGCACAGGCGTTGATCACCCCGGGAAAGTCGTGGTTCATCGTGACCTGAAAGGTTCCCCTGTTCAGGGTTTTGCGCAGAGATCTGGAGATCGACAGACGGCCCGGTTCGATGATGCAGCGCGGATCGGGGCACCACCAGAGTGGTGGCTGTCCCTGATTGAACCAGGGGAAAAGACCGGAGGAGTACGCGAGGAGCAGTCGTTCCGGAGACAAGTCACCGCCGATGGCGAGAAGTCCGTCTGGATCGGCGAGATGCGCTGGCGGGAAAACGAGCTCATCTGTCAGCTTGAAAACCGGCACCTTTGGTCAGGCAGGGATAAAATTGAAGGAAAGCTTCTTCCCGGCATACCCGATCTTGACAACGCCGCCGTTGCGAAGCTCTCCGAACAGAACCTCGGTGGCAATCACATCACTGATTTCGGTTTGCACAAGTCGGCCGAGCGGTCGGGCGCCAAAAACCGGATCGTACCCTTGCCGGGCAAGCATCTTCCTGGCGGCGGCAGAGATTTTCAACTGCACATTCTTTTCGGAAAGGGAGAGCCTGAGCTGGCCGATAAACTTGTCAACGACCTTGAGGATCACGTTCTCTGACAGGGCATGGAAAGGCACGATCGCATCAAGCCGGTTGCGGAATTCCGGAGAAAAGGTTTTCTCGACCGCCTGCTTCGATGATGCCGGCTGGTTGTCGCCAAACCCGATTCCGGCGGCACTCATTTCACGCGCCCCGACATTGCTGGTCATGATCAGGACCACGTTGCGGAAATCGGCATGACGACCATTGTTGTCGGTCAGGGTTCCGTGGTCCATGATCTGCAACAGGATATCGAACAGATCAGGGTGCGCCTTTTCAATCTCGTCAAGTAGAAGAACCGCGTAGGGATGTTTGACGACGGCGTCGGTCAAAAGACCACCCTGGTCAAAACCGACATATCCGGGAGGCGCGCCGATCAATCGCGCGACCGAGTGTTTCTCCATGTACTCACTCATATCAAAACGGATAAATTCAACTCCGAGCTGTAAAGCGAGCTGTTTGGCCGCTTCAGTCTTGCCGACCCCGGTCGGGCCGGTAAACAGGAATGAACCGGTCGGTTTCTCGGGTTCGCCGAGGCCGGCCCGGGCCCGGAGAATCGAACGACAGAGAATATCGATCGCGTCATCCTGACCGTAAACCTGGCGGCGCAAGGCTTCAGGGAGTTGCTGCAGACGCTTGCGATCAGAGCTCGAAACCGATTCGACCGGCACCCTGGCGATACGGGCAACCGTCGCTTCGATTTCCCTAACATCGATTTTGCGACGCCGGCGGTTCTGCAGCCGGGCCCAGGCACCCGCTTCATCGAGAACGTCGATCGCCTTGTCCGGAAGGTGCCGGTAGTTTATATGCCGTGCCGAAAGCGCTGCCGCCGCCCGCAGGGCCGCATCGGTATAGCGGACTTCGTGATGGTCCTGGTAATGACCTTTCAGCCCCTGAAGAATCGCAACCGTCTCCTCGACTGTCGGCTCGAGAACATCTATCTTCTGGAAACGGCGCGACAAGGCACGATCTTTTTCAAAAAGATTCTTGTACTCTTCAAAGGTCGTCGAGCCGACGCATCGGATCGAATCAGCGGCGAGAGCCGGTTTCAGAAGATTCGACGCATCAAGCGAGCCGCCGCTGGTTGCGCCGGCCCCGACCAGGGTGTGGATTTCGTCGATAAAAAGGATGGTGTCGCCCTTCTGTTCGAGGGCATTGA
It contains:
- a CDS encoding class I SAM-dependent RNA methyltransferase; amino-acid sequence: MKINFAEIFAVTAPGLEEVCAAEIRNLLGCAVSITRGGVSFSGGLEELYLANLWLRTASRVLVRIGKVRATDFPQLHRKVKHLPWGRFIKTDTPVIVNAVSRRSRLIHTDRIADTVSAAIGKSLGRATPPPAGDAQTVLVRFEDDNCLLSVDSSGELLHRRGYRTEVSQAPLRETLAAGILHLLKWDGQRPLADPMCGSGTFLIEGALLAGNIPPGLRRTFAFQRWPRYRDGLWQNLVDKAGRDRKEIHIPLVGCDRDGDVIKMARNNAARVKQQGIIGFKHAALEEFMPSAKAGLVVCNPPYGVRLGDEKGLLDLYARMGQTFREHFAGWQGALFCPSDHLVAATGLDFRVAAQLANGGIEAKLFVCQL
- a CDS encoding leucyl/phenylalanyl-tRNA--protein transferase, whose translation is MPVFKLTDELVFPPAHLADPDGLLAIGGDLSPERLLLAYSSGLFPWFNQGQPPLWWCPDPRCIIEPGRLSISRSLRKTLNRGTFQVTMNHDFPGVINACASVRQSRGEETWITTGLTEAFLLLHEMGYAHSIECWQEDKLAGGLYGIALGRCFFGESMFHLVADSSKVALAHLAKMAELNGLELIDCQLPNPHLIGLGATEVPREIFLERLRKGEVMPSTEPPKGVLVFRDLVGCW
- the clpA gene encoding ATP-dependent Clp protease ATP-binding subunit ClpA; amino-acid sequence: MFSQDVQLTFSLAVREAQRRHHEFLTSEHLLYALLFEDFGQQIIRNCGGDLEQLKQTLESYFEEHIQSLPEASIDVPEQTVSLQRILQRTVMHTQSSGKEEANTGDLLAAMLDEEKCYATRLLESFGVTRLDVLNYISHGISAAPHNPPEDDGQATPRPKKSERSKLGQDDADPLSLFAVDLLAKARSGKIDPLIGREPELERAIQVLCRRRKNNPVFVGEPGVGKTALAEGMALRIADGDVPALLQKTSAYALDMGALLAGTKFRGDFEERIKSVLNALEQKGDTILFIDEIHTLVGAGATSGGSLDASNLLKPALAADSIRCVGSTTFEEYKNLFEKDRALSRRFQKIDVLEPTVEETVAILQGLKGHYQDHHEVRYTDAALRAAAALSARHINYRHLPDKAIDVLDEAGAWARLQNRRRRKIDVREIEATVARIARVPVESVSSSDRKRLQQLPEALRRQVYGQDDAIDILCRSILRARAGLGEPEKPTGSFLFTGPTGVGKTEAAKQLALQLGVEFIRFDMSEYMEKHSVARLIGAPPGYVGFDQGGLLTDAVVKHPYAVLLLDEIEKAHPDLFDILLQIMDHGTLTDNNGRHADFRNVVLIMTSNVGAREMSAAGIGFGDNQPASSKQAVEKTFSPEFRNRLDAIVPFHALSENVILKVVDKFIGQLRLSLSEKNVQLKISAAARKMLARQGYDPVFGARPLGRLVQTEISDVIATEVLFGELRNGGVVKIGYAGKKLSFNFIPA